From a single Glycine soja cultivar W05 chromosome 19, ASM419377v2, whole genome shotgun sequence genomic region:
- the LOC114400139 gene encoding ricin B-like lectin R40G3, translated as MSFPFNHSHATHTHHRRDDDDDERPTVYPPPGNSFSNPPPPFYGVPQPPPPQPETHVFHSAHVTPGHVSHDFNNYSAPPPPPPSHHHHDRHHDSFTHAYPPAPAAADYPAHGGSSTTVHHVAHESHHHTPHSAFSSHNNAPPTTVHHVSHQVNTGGLSTKPTVRVFTKANPNFSLTIRRGQVILAPSDPTNEYQHWYKDEKYSTRVKDEEGCPAFSLINKATGEALKHSIGATHPVRLIPYKPDYLDESILWTESRDLGDGHRAIRMVNNVHLNVDAFHGDKNSGGVRDGTTIVLWDWNKGDNQRWKILPY; from the exons ATGTCGTTCCCCTTCAACCACTCTCACGCCACCCACACCCACCACCGCAGggacgacgacgacgacgaacGACCCACCGTTTACCCTCCGCCGGGAAACTCCTTCAGCAACCCGCCACCTCCGTTCTACGGCGTCCCTCAACCACCACCCCCTCAGCCGGAGACCCACGTGTTCCATTCCGCTCACGTGACACCAGGACACGTGTCCCATGACTTCAACAACTACTCCGCTCCCCCGCCTCCACCCCCTTCCCACCATCATCATGATCGTCATCATGACTCCTTCACCCACGCTTACCCACCTGCTCCCGCTGCAGCTGATTACCCCGCTCACGGAGGCAGCAGTACCACCGTGCACCACGTGGCTCACGAGTCCCACCACCACACCCCCCATTCCGCTTTCTCCTCCCACAACAACGCACCCCCCACCACTGTTCATCACGTGAGCCACCAGGTTAACACCGGTGGTCTCTCGACCAAACCCACTGTCAGGGTTTTCACCAAAGCTAATCCCAATTTCTCTCTCACCATTCGTCGCGGCCAAGTCATTCTCGCTCCCTCCGATCCCACCAATGAGTACCAG CATTGGTATAAGGATGAGAAGTACAGCACGAGGGTGAAGGATGAAGAGGGGTGCCctgctttctctttgatcaaCAAGGCCACTGGTGAGGCCTTGAAGCACTCCATCGGTGCTACTCATCCA GTTCGGCTGATACCTTACAAGCCAGACTATCTTGATGAGTCTATTCTGTGGACTGAAAGCCGTGACTTAGGAGATGGCCACAGAGCTATAAGGATGGTCAACAATGTTCATCTTAATGTGGATGCTTTTCATGGCGATAAGAATTCTGGAGGTGTGCGTGATGGCACTACAATAGTCCTCTGGGACTGGAACAAAGGTGATAACCAACGGTGGAAGATCTTACCTTACT GA